One segment of Streptomyces bathyalis DNA contains the following:
- a CDS encoding ferredoxin: protein MRITVDAERCIGAGMCALTAAEVFDQDPDDGHVLLLRAEPPAVHRAAAQMAAGVCPSGAITINGPESSGS, encoded by the coding sequence ATGAGGATCACTGTGGACGCCGAGCGCTGCATCGGCGCAGGGATGTGCGCTCTGACCGCCGCCGAGGTCTTCGACCAGGATCCCGACGACGGCCACGTGCTCCTGCTGCGCGCCGAGCCGCCGGCCGTCCACCGCGCGGCCGCGCAGATGGCTGCCGGTGTCTGTCCCTCCGGGGCGATCACCATCAACGGGCCGGAATCCAGCGGCTCCTAG